The Streptomyces sp. NBC_00344 genome includes a window with the following:
- a CDS encoding ABC transporter ATP-binding protein encodes MSGGLPVAERRTVRRTAARLIRLEIRTFIAVIALNALAAAAGLAGPWLLGRIIDRVKAGDDVAAVDRLALAILLFALAELVLTRFARSLAYRFGERTSARVREQFVERALALPVSVVERAGTGDLTVRGTVDVATIGTTMRDAAPEVFIAAVQSLFILGAVFAVNPLLGCCGVLGLTGIGWAARWYLRRARSAYLAEGAAHSALTEVLTSTAAGARTVDALGLEQLRIDACDRAVGTWRDARTRTLFLRTVLFPAVDISYLLPVAGVLLLGGVLHDRGAVTIGEVVASALYLRQLSSPLDIVLQWMEQLQSSGAAFARVEGVAPASPATGPAHAGEPVDDRIELAGVHYAYDGGRDVLHGVDLTVHPGERLAVVGPSGAGKSTLGRLLAGVDAPRAGTVTVGGVPLAGLAPGQLRRQVVLVTQEHHVFMGTVKDNLLIAAPTAADAELAAALDSVGADWAAALPDGLDTGLGAGGLRLDGAQSQQLALARVVLADPHTLILDEATALLDPTTARHTERALAAVLENRTVIAIAHRLHTAHDADRVAVMAEGRLAELGTHDELVADGGAYCALWNAWHGAPRDGVG; translated from the coding sequence GGACTCGCGGGGCCGTGGCTGCTCGGACGGATCATCGACCGGGTCAAGGCGGGCGATGACGTCGCTGCCGTCGACCGGCTCGCCCTCGCGATCCTGCTGTTCGCCCTGGCCGAGCTGGTGCTGACCCGGTTCGCCCGCAGTCTCGCCTACCGCTTCGGCGAGCGCACATCGGCACGGGTCCGCGAGCAGTTCGTCGAACGGGCGCTCGCCCTGCCGGTCTCGGTGGTGGAACGCGCCGGCACCGGCGACCTCACGGTCCGCGGCACCGTCGACGTAGCCACCATCGGCACGACCATGCGCGACGCCGCACCCGAGGTCTTCATCGCCGCGGTCCAGTCACTGTTCATCCTCGGCGCGGTCTTCGCGGTGAACCCGTTGCTCGGCTGCTGCGGAGTCCTCGGGCTGACAGGTATCGGGTGGGCAGCGCGCTGGTATCTGCGCAGGGCCCGGAGCGCGTATCTCGCCGAGGGCGCTGCCCACTCCGCGCTCACCGAAGTGCTCACCTCCACAGCGGCCGGCGCGCGCACGGTGGACGCGCTCGGGCTGGAGCAGCTCCGGATCGACGCGTGCGACCGGGCTGTCGGCACCTGGCGGGATGCCAGGACACGCACTCTCTTCCTGCGCACGGTTCTCTTCCCCGCCGTGGACATCTCGTATCTGCTGCCGGTCGCCGGGGTGCTGCTGCTCGGCGGCGTACTGCACGACCGCGGAGCGGTGACCATCGGCGAGGTGGTCGCATCGGCGCTGTATCTGCGCCAGTTGTCGTCGCCGCTCGACATCGTCCTGCAGTGGATGGAACAACTGCAGAGCAGCGGAGCGGCCTTCGCCCGGGTCGAGGGGGTGGCTCCGGCCTCGCCCGCAACCGGGCCGGCCCACGCCGGTGAGCCCGTGGACGACCGGATCGAGCTGGCCGGGGTCCACTACGCGTACGACGGCGGGCGGGACGTACTGCACGGCGTCGATCTGACCGTGCACCCGGGCGAACGCCTGGCGGTGGTCGGCCCCTCCGGGGCGGGGAAATCAACCCTCGGCAGGCTGCTGGCGGGCGTCGACGCCCCTCGTGCCGGCACCGTCACCGTCGGCGGGGTGCCCCTCGCGGGGCTGGCGCCGGGGCAGCTGCGCCGCCAGGTCGTGCTGGTCACTCAGGAGCACCATGTCTTCATGGGCACGGTCAAGGACAATCTGCTGATCGCGGCACCCACCGCAGCGGATGCCGAACTGGCGGCGGCGCTCGACTCCGTGGGCGCGGACTGGGCGGCGGCGCTCCCGGACGGGCTGGACACCGGACTGGGCGCGGGCGGTCTCCGGCTCGACGGCGCGCAGTCCCAGCAACTCGCCCTGGCCCGTGTCGTACTGGCCGATCCGCACACCCTGATACTCGACGAGGCGACCGCACTTCTCGACCCGACGACAGCACGGCACACGGAGCGCGCGCTGGCCGCCGTTCTCGAAAACCGTACGGTCATCGCCATCGCCCACCGCCTGCACACCGCCCATGACGCGGACCGGGTGGCTGTCATGGCAGAGGGCCGCCTTGCCGAACTCGGCACCCACGACGAGCTGGTGGCTGACGGCGGAGCGTACTGCGCACTCTGGAACGCCTGGCACGGCGCGCCCCGGGACGGCGTCGGCTGA
- a CDS encoding glycerophosphodiester phosphodiesterase: MGVEPENTLRSFVRAEQAGMDAIELDLHLSKDGSLVVMHDTEVDRTTDGRGAIAEKTLAELRELDAGQGERIPLFDEVLDAVRTPLQAEIKDAAAARALADVMRRRDLVGRVEVSSFHDEAIAEIGSLVPGVRTALIASRWGADVVDRAKAVGAATVALNIRRLTLELVEKAHAEGLKVLGWVVNTQDHLRLVRALDLDGATTDYPEIRRTGRFTA, translated from the coding sequence ATGGGCGTCGAGCCGGAGAACACCCTGCGGTCCTTCGTGCGCGCGGAACAGGCGGGCATGGACGCCATCGAACTGGATCTGCATCTGAGCAAGGACGGCTCCCTGGTCGTGATGCACGACACCGAAGTGGACCGTACGACCGACGGCAGAGGCGCCATCGCCGAGAAGACCCTCGCCGAGCTGCGTGAACTCGACGCGGGACAGGGCGAGCGGATCCCCCTCTTCGATGAAGTGCTCGACGCCGTGCGCACACCGCTCCAGGCGGAGATCAAGGACGCGGCCGCGGCGCGGGCGCTCGCCGATGTGATGCGGCGGCGTGATCTCGTCGGCCGGGTCGAGGTGTCGTCGTTCCACGACGAGGCGATCGCGGAGATCGGCTCGCTGGTGCCCGGTGTGCGGACGGCGCTGATCGCCAGCCGCTGGGGCGCCGACGTGGTGGACCGCGCCAAGGCCGTCGGCGCCGCGACGGTGGCGCTCAATATCCGCAGGCTCACCCTGGAGCTCGTGGAGAAGGCGCATGCCGAGGGGCTCAAGGTCCTCGGCTGGGTGGTGAACACCCAGGATCATCTGCGGCTGGTACGGGCCCTGGATCTGGATGGTGCAACCACCGACTATCCGGAGATCCGCCGCACCGGGCGGTTCACCGCCTGA
- a CDS encoding HAD family hydrolase: MTIKAVLFDFSGTLCRTDPVAAWLRSALDTAGVVLSESEFTRCEQELTAAGALPGGPPPQRIPPELAGLWAKRDESADHHRAAFTGLARQVALPDPGLYDLLYDRHMASDAWSPYPDAVEVLRELRGRGIGVAVVSNIGWDLRPVFRAHGLDRYVEHYALSYEHGIQKPDVRLFRVACDALGRDPHDVLMVGDDRRADGGAAGLGCAVHFVDPLPVRERPGGLRPVLELVG, encoded by the coding sequence ATGACCATCAAGGCTGTGCTCTTCGACTTCTCCGGCACGCTCTGCCGGACGGATCCGGTGGCCGCGTGGCTGCGGTCCGCCCTCGATACCGCGGGGGTCGTCCTGAGCGAAAGTGAATTCACCCGCTGCGAGCAGGAGTTGACGGCGGCGGGCGCCCTTCCCGGCGGACCGCCCCCGCAACGGATTCCGCCGGAGCTGGCCGGGCTGTGGGCGAAGCGCGACGAGAGCGCGGATCATCACCGGGCCGCGTTCACGGGTCTCGCACGTCAGGTGGCTCTGCCCGATCCCGGGCTCTACGACCTTCTTTACGACCGCCACATGGCATCCGATGCCTGGAGCCCGTACCCGGACGCCGTCGAGGTGCTGCGGGAGCTGCGCGGCCGGGGAATCGGTGTGGCCGTGGTGAGCAACATCGGCTGGGATCTCCGGCCGGTCTTCCGCGCCCACGGACTGGACCGCTACGTGGAGCACTACGCACTCTCCTACGAGCACGGCATCCAGAAACCGGACGTGCGGCTCTTCCGCGTCGCGTGCGACGCGCTGGGGCGGGATCCGCACGATGTGCTGATGGTCGGCGACGACCGGCGTGCGGACGGCGGCGCCGCGGGTCTCGGCTGCGCCGTGCATTTCGTGGACCCTCTGCCGGTCCGGGAAAGGCCCGGCGGGCTGCGTCCTGTGCTGGAACTGGTCGGCTGA
- a CDS encoding M56 family metallopeptidase — MVVSLALLLLGAVAAVAAPRLLARAEWPEREPVVALWVWQCVVAAVLLCFALAMTFSAAAAWQLVRGNVFAPAPRAVVEAYALGAYAQWSAATALVLAACGVWTAAMLTREIRAARTRRRQSRRELVVRSPVLPGEEARSDRLVVLEGERPDAWWQRGSPAQLVITTAALRRLKGSQLDAVLAHEQGHARARHDWLLHCSAALAAGFPQIPVFAAFRNEMHRLVELAADDVASRRFGRLTIALALVELNEHRGVFGPCPTPDAQLPQRVDRLLSAAPRLTAGRRLRLTAAAALVPVVPLLVAFVPGLRALG, encoded by the coding sequence ATGGTGGTCTCCCTAGCGCTGTTGCTACTCGGAGCCGTGGCTGCCGTCGCGGCTCCGCGGCTTCTGGCGCGCGCCGAGTGGCCGGAGCGGGAGCCGGTGGTGGCGCTCTGGGTGTGGCAGTGCGTGGTGGCCGCCGTACTGCTCTGCTTCGCGCTGGCGATGACGTTCAGCGCGGCCGCCGCCTGGCAGCTGGTGCGCGGCAATGTCTTCGCGCCCGCACCGCGAGCCGTGGTGGAGGCGTACGCGCTCGGCGCGTACGCCCAGTGGTCTGCCGCCACTGCGCTGGTCCTGGCGGCCTGCGGGGTCTGGACGGCGGCCATGCTCACCCGTGAGATCCGCGCGGCGAGGACCAGGCGCCGGCAGAGCCGCAGGGAACTGGTCGTGCGCTCACCGGTGTTGCCGGGTGAGGAGGCTCGCAGCGACCGGCTCGTCGTGCTGGAAGGCGAGCGCCCCGATGCCTGGTGGCAGCGGGGCAGCCCGGCTCAGCTGGTCATCACCACGGCGGCCCTGCGCCGCCTGAAGGGCAGCCAGCTGGACGCGGTGCTCGCCCACGAGCAGGGGCACGCCCGCGCCAGGCACGACTGGCTGCTGCACTGTTCCGCCGCGCTGGCGGCCGGGTTTCCGCAGATTCCGGTGTTCGCAGCCTTCCGCAACGAGATGCACCGCTTGGTGGAACTCGCCGCCGACGATGTGGCGTCCCGCCGTTTCGGGCGGCTGACCATAGCGCTGGCTCTGGTCGAACTCAACGAACACCGTGGGGTGTTCGGCCCCTGCCCCACACCGGACGCACAGCTCCCCCAGCGTGTCGACCGGCTGCTGAGCGCCGCCCCCCGGCTGACAGCGGGCCGGCGGCTGCGGCTCACCGCCGCAGCCGCGCTGGTACCCGTCGTACCGCTGCTGGTTGCCTTCGTGCCCGGCCTGCGCGCCCTGGGATGA
- a CDS encoding TetR/AcrR family transcriptional regulator, with protein MSPRSQSVNEELRRRSRERLLQATVDLVDERGYEATTLADIADRAGSARGLVSYYFPGKRQLLQSAVHRLMHHTLGAALAREPHTDDGRELMARAIDAILGLAIAHPVLMRTHMAGILQAQGFVQCPEQQRLAQILRSTVETYGSEDADADYLLLRAQLMGTVFAQLLPGAPMPLSRLRGELFQRYELAWDLGVPPAPEPPPEDGRHDFAGTPPPA; from the coding sequence ATGTCCCCGCGCAGCCAATCGGTCAATGAGGAGTTGCGGCGACGTTCCCGCGAGCGGCTCCTGCAGGCCACAGTGGATCTTGTCGACGAGCGCGGCTACGAAGCGACCACGCTGGCGGACATCGCCGACCGGGCTGGATCCGCCCGTGGCCTGGTCTCGTACTACTTCCCCGGCAAGCGGCAGCTTCTGCAGTCCGCCGTGCACCGGCTGATGCATCACACACTCGGCGCGGCCCTGGCCCGTGAGCCGCACACCGACGACGGACGTGAACTGATGGCGCGGGCCATCGACGCGATCCTGGGGCTGGCGATCGCCCACCCAGTCCTGATGCGGACCCACATGGCGGGAATCCTGCAGGCCCAGGGGTTCGTGCAGTGTCCCGAGCAGCAGCGGCTGGCACAGATCCTGCGCAGCACCGTGGAGACATACGGATCGGAGGATGCGGACGCCGACTATCTGCTGCTGCGCGCCCAGCTGATGGGCACGGTCTTCGCACAGCTGCTGCCGGGCGCACCGATGCCGCTCTCACGACTGCGCGGGGAGCTCTTCCAGCGGTACGAACTGGCATGGGATCTCGGTGTGCCGCCGGCCCCGGAGCCTCCGCCGGAGGACGGCCGGCACGACTTCGCCGGGACTCCACCGCCGGCATAG
- a CDS encoding L-rhamnose mutarotase, giving the protein MQRIAQVIKVRPEKLAEYRELHRAVPEPVLARLRTSHIANYSIHLLGDRLFSYFEYHGQDLAADLAAMAQDEATREWWTLTDPCQQPVPEAAPGDWWTRGEQVFLME; this is encoded by the coding sequence ATGCAGCGCATCGCGCAGGTGATCAAGGTGCGACCGGAGAAGCTGGCCGAATACCGGGAGCTGCACCGCGCCGTCCCCGAACCCGTGCTGGCCCGGCTGCGCACGAGTCACATCGCCAACTACTCGATCCATCTGCTCGGTGACCGGCTCTTCAGCTACTTCGAGTACCACGGGCAGGACCTGGCCGCTGATCTTGCCGCCATGGCTCAGGACGAGGCGACCCGGGAGTGGTGGACCCTCACCGACCCCTGTCAGCAGCCGGTTCCCGAGGCGGCTCCCGGCGACTGGTGGACGCGGGGAGAACAGGTCTTCCTGATGGAGTGA
- a CDS encoding GNAT family N-acetyltransferase: MDTAPDRLTFRDAVDSDVPALVALIESAYRGDASRDGWTTEADILDGQRTDPEGVRAVIAASGGRLLVVESEGRPVACCQLEHRGDAAYFGMFAVSPDMQGAGLGRQIIGEAERRVREEWGVREMQMTVISVRNDLIAWYERRGYRRTGRMTPFPYGDERFGIPLRDDLQFELLVKHLAAAPPGQGGQPPRPSAGE, encoded by the coding sequence ATGGACACCGCCCCCGACCGGCTCACCTTCCGTGACGCGGTCGACAGCGACGTGCCGGCGCTCGTCGCGCTGATCGAGTCGGCCTACCGCGGGGACGCCAGCCGGGACGGCTGGACGACGGAGGCGGACATCCTCGACGGACAGCGCACCGACCCCGAGGGGGTGCGCGCGGTCATCGCGGCTTCCGGCGGACGGCTGCTGGTCGTGGAGAGCGAGGGCCGGCCGGTGGCCTGCTGCCAGCTGGAACACCGCGGCGACGCCGCCTACTTCGGGATGTTCGCGGTCAGCCCCGACATGCAGGGTGCGGGGCTCGGCAGGCAGATCATCGGTGAGGCCGAGCGCCGGGTGCGCGAGGAGTGGGGGGTCCGCGAGATGCAGATGACGGTGATCTCGGTACGGAACGACCTCATCGCCTGGTACGAGCGCCGCGGCTACCGCCGTACGGGCAGGATGACGCCTTTCCCCTACGGCGACGAGCGGTTCGGGATTCCGCTCCGCGACGATCTGCAGTTCGAGTTGCTGGTCAAGCACCTCGCAGCGGCGCCGCCCGGCCAGGGCGGGCAGCCTCCGCGACCGTCCGCCGGCGAGTGA
- a CDS encoding DUF6421 family protein, which yields MTEILVQDAVDGGISGARRVVEHPAWSVLKNAVEGIRPWQSKDGSIDFDAEGAPSRTTAEAAVGRVSGAVEELSPMLPHDGEYHSALVADLRKWADGGFGVPDFLDSLLAFHPAARRADGLQHLVVFPMYTQNGNPDRNLEAVVLRMVWPDWLAELEATRYDNPLFCGITFEDFTSGYDTNSAVLFPETIAVREAPERFTWGGIFCDREAARFRAVTEAAVDILRLELPDDIRQMVGDQERCQQAFVLWDMVHDRTHSHGDLPFDPFMIKQRQPFWMYGLEELRCDLTAFREAVQLEADGFEQGRDVQYAVLFDRMFRFPVTGERVRNYDGLGGQLLFAYLHQHDVVRWTDSTLTIDWELAPQVTNQLCAEIEDLYRAGIDRPKLVHWFAAYELVSGYLAPHPGSRWAKGPDALDLSQPPRKLVDDVLPDEFPLSMFYEALSKKLKNVVASTKGITAANAPVRAAA from the coding sequence ATGACGGAAATTCTTGTGCAGGATGCAGTCGACGGAGGTATATCCGGCGCCCGGCGGGTGGTCGAGCACCCAGCCTGGTCTGTGCTCAAGAATGCCGTCGAGGGGATCCGCCCCTGGCAGTCCAAGGACGGATCCATCGACTTCGACGCGGAGGGGGCGCCCTCCCGCACGACCGCCGAGGCCGCGGTCGGCCGGGTGAGCGGTGCGGTGGAGGAGCTCTCCCCGATGCTGCCGCACGACGGCGAGTACCACAGTGCGCTCGTCGCCGATCTTCGCAAGTGGGCGGACGGCGGTTTCGGTGTGCCGGACTTCCTGGACTCGCTGCTCGCCTTCCACCCGGCGGCCCGGCGTGCCGACGGCCTGCAGCACCTGGTCGTCTTCCCGATGTACACCCAGAACGGCAACCCGGACCGCAACCTGGAAGCGGTCGTGCTGCGTATGGTCTGGCCCGACTGGCTCGCCGAGCTGGAGGCGACCCGCTACGACAACCCGCTGTTCTGCGGCATCACCTTCGAGGACTTCACCTCGGGTTACGACACCAACTCCGCGGTGCTCTTCCCCGAGACCATCGCTGTGCGCGAAGCGCCCGAACGCTTCACCTGGGGCGGGATCTTCTGCGATCGGGAGGCCGCCCGCTTCCGGGCCGTCACCGAGGCGGCCGTGGACATCCTTCGTCTCGAACTTCCCGACGACATCCGGCAGATGGTCGGTGACCAGGAACGCTGCCAGCAGGCCTTCGTGCTCTGGGACATGGTCCACGACCGTACCCACAGCCATGGTGACCTGCCGTTCGACCCGTTCATGATCAAGCAGCGCCAGCCGTTCTGGATGTACGGCCTCGAGGAGCTGCGCTGCGACCTCACGGCGTTCAGGGAGGCCGTGCAGCTCGAGGCCGACGGCTTCGAGCAGGGCCGTGACGTCCAGTACGCCGTGCTCTTCGACCGGATGTTCCGCTTCCCGGTGACCGGTGAGCGGGTCCGCAACTATGACGGTCTCGGCGGTCAGCTGCTCTTCGCCTACCTCCACCAGCACGATGTGGTGCGCTGGACCGACAGCACCCTGACGATCGACTGGGAGCTGGCCCCCCAGGTCACCAACCAGCTCTGCGCCGAGATCGAGGACCTGTACCGGGCGGGAATCGACCGGCCCAAGCTGGTCCACTGGTTCGCCGCCTACGAGCTGGTCTCCGGCTATCTCGCCCCGCACCCCGGATCGCGCTGGGCCAAGGGCCCGGACGCACTGGATCTGAGCCAGCCGCCGCGTAAACTTGTGGACGACGTGCTTCCGGACGAGTTTCCGCTCAGCATGTTCTACGAGGCGCTCTCGAAGAAGCTGAAGAACGTGGTCGCCTCCACCAAGGGGATCACAGCGGCAAACGCCCCCGTGCGAGCTGCCGCGTGA
- a CDS encoding ArsR/SmtB family transcription factor: protein MTSTTTAGSSRALAHPRREEIRLEGVLHALADPMRMRVVRELAADGSEMACSRFVLPVTKSTTTHHFRVLRESGVIQQVYRGTAKMSGLRREDLEALFPGLLDSVLAAADGEAGRLGDG from the coding sequence GTGACGAGCACGACGACCGCAGGGAGCAGCCGTGCCCTCGCTCATCCGAGGCGCGAGGAGATCCGTCTCGAAGGTGTGCTGCACGCGCTCGCCGACCCCATGCGGATGCGTGTCGTGCGCGAACTGGCCGCGGACGGAAGTGAGATGGCGTGCTCACGCTTTGTCCTGCCGGTCACCAAGTCGACCACCACCCATCACTTCAGGGTGCTGCGCGAGAGTGGCGTGATCCAGCAGGTCTACCGTGGCACCGCGAAGATGAGCGGGTTGCGCAGGGAGGATCTGGAGGCGCTGTTCCCCGGCCTGCTGGACAGCGTGCTCGCTGCCGCCGACGGCGAGGCCGGCCGACTCGGCGACGGCTGA
- a CDS encoding DUF5134 domain-containing protein: protein MHGPAMSGWLLMVLSAGTGAYCLARLRSDSKAARSAAGGEAVMGFGMAAMALPAAVVTPPAWGWAVFVAVFGGGALRALWLSRTSTHHLHHLVGTLAMVYMAITMAPGGAHDGHPQHSPGGLPLLTGVLLVYYALYVLRAGAALIPVPTTASTGGGPATPPRPPGAGAAGWGARPELALACRLSMGIAMFAMLLTV, encoded by the coding sequence GTGCACGGACCTGCCATGTCCGGCTGGTTGCTCATGGTGTTGAGCGCGGGGACCGGCGCCTACTGTCTGGCGCGGCTGCGCAGCGATTCGAAGGCGGCGCGAAGCGCCGCGGGCGGCGAGGCGGTGATGGGGTTCGGCATGGCCGCGATGGCGCTGCCCGCCGCGGTGGTCACCCCTCCGGCATGGGGATGGGCGGTCTTCGTCGCGGTGTTCGGCGGTGGCGCACTCCGGGCCCTGTGGCTGAGCCGCACCAGCACGCACCATCTGCACCACCTGGTCGGAACCCTGGCCATGGTCTACATGGCCATCACCATGGCTCCCGGGGGCGCGCACGACGGACACCCGCAGCACTCGCCGGGCGGGCTGCCGCTGCTCACCGGAGTCCTGCTCGTCTACTACGCCCTCTACGTGCTGCGCGCCGGCGCAGCACTGATACCCGTACCGACGACGGCCTCCACGGGAGGCGGCCCCGCGACGCCGCCCCGGCCGCCGGGCGCCGGGGCGGCGGGCTGGGGGGCGCGGCCGGAGCTGGCGCTGGCCTGCCGGCTCTCCATGGGCATAGCCATGTTCGCCATGCTGCTCACGGTCTGA
- a CDS encoding SDR family NAD(P)-dependent oxidoreductase — translation MGKGSLDGAVVAVAGAAGPAGRAALLKLAEAGAVVVAADADVARLAEAVDAARYAHGGATVTGETVDLLDLEATRAWADSTEKEFGRIDGLVHLVGGWRGSASFVETDLRDWSKLEKLLIRTVQHTSLAFHDGLLRSDRGRYVLISAAGASKPTAGNAAYAASKAAAEAWTLALGDAFRKAGGEDGPRAAATVLVIKALVHEAMRAERPNAKFSGFTDVSELAEAITGVWTKSPAEVNGKRLWLTSAP, via the coding sequence ATGGGCAAAGGATCGTTGGACGGCGCCGTGGTCGCTGTGGCCGGGGCCGCGGGCCCGGCGGGCCGTGCCGCGCTGCTGAAGCTGGCCGAGGCCGGGGCCGTGGTGGTCGCTGCCGACGCCGATGTGGCCAGGCTGGCGGAGGCGGTCGACGCGGCGAGGTATGCGCACGGCGGCGCCACGGTCACCGGGGAGACGGTCGACCTGCTCGACCTCGAAGCGACGCGCGCCTGGGCCGACAGCACCGAGAAGGAATTCGGCAGGATCGACGGTCTGGTGCATCTGGTCGGTGGCTGGCGCGGCAGCGCCTCCTTCGTCGAGACGGATCTGCGCGACTGGAGCAAGCTCGAGAAACTGCTGATCCGTACCGTCCAGCACACGTCGCTCGCCTTCCACGACGGACTGCTGCGCAGCGACCGCGGCCGTTATGTGCTGATCAGCGCTGCCGGTGCCTCCAAGCCCACCGCCGGCAACGCCGCGTATGCGGCTTCGAAGGCCGCTGCCGAGGCATGGACCCTGGCGCTCGGTGACGCCTTCCGCAAGGCGGGCGGTGAGGACGGGCCGCGTGCCGCGGCGACCGTGCTGGTGATCAAGGCACTGGTGCACGAAGCGATGCGTGCCGAGCGCCCGAATGCGAAGTTCTCGGGCTTCACCGATGTCTCGGAGCTGGCTGAGGCCATCACCGGTGTCTGGACGAAGTCCCCCGCGGAAGTGAACGGAAAACGCCTGTGGCTGACCTCCGCGCCGTGA
- a CDS encoding NADH:flavin oxidoreductase/NADH oxidase, whose protein sequence is MSALFEPYTLRSLTIPNRVWMPPMCQYSADTSGPGTGAANDWHFSHYTARAAGGTGLVIVEATAVSPEGRISPADLGIWNDTQAASLRRITDFLKGQGTVAGIQLAHAGRKASTDRPWNGGGPVGAEQGGWQPVAPSALPFEEGHHVPAELTAPEIKHIVAQFADAARRALDAGFEVAEIHGAHGYLLGEFLSPHSNHRTDEYGGSFENRVRFTLEVVDAVRSVWPEELPLFFRISATDWLDEGGWTPDDTVRLAPLLKEHGVDLLDVSSGGNAARVRIPAGPGYQVPFAARVKAETSLPVAAVGMITETEQAEKILSNGEADAVLLGRELLRNPSWARLAARELGSDVHVPQQYHRSV, encoded by the coding sequence GTGAGCGCCCTCTTCGAGCCTTACACCCTGCGGTCGCTGACCATCCCCAACCGTGTGTGGATGCCGCCCATGTGCCAGTACTCGGCCGACACCTCCGGGCCGGGCACGGGTGCCGCGAACGACTGGCATTTCTCGCACTACACCGCGCGCGCCGCGGGAGGCACCGGCCTGGTCATCGTCGAGGCGACAGCCGTCAGCCCTGAGGGCCGCATCAGCCCCGCGGACCTCGGTATCTGGAACGACACCCAGGCCGCTTCGCTCCGCCGGATCACGGACTTCCTCAAGGGGCAGGGCACGGTCGCGGGCATCCAGCTGGCACACGCCGGACGGAAGGCGTCCACCGACCGACCGTGGAACGGCGGCGGTCCGGTGGGCGCCGAGCAGGGCGGCTGGCAGCCGGTCGCTCCCAGCGCTCTCCCCTTCGAGGAGGGCCACCACGTCCCGGCCGAGCTGACGGCACCTGAGATCAAGCACATCGTGGCTCAGTTCGCCGATGCCGCCCGGCGGGCGCTCGACGCCGGCTTCGAAGTCGCCGAGATCCATGGTGCGCACGGCTATCTCCTGGGCGAATTCCTCTCTCCGCACAGCAACCACCGGACCGATGAGTACGGCGGCAGCTTCGAGAACCGCGTCAGGTTCACGCTGGAAGTCGTCGACGCGGTCCGCTCGGTGTGGCCCGAGGAGCTGCCCCTGTTCTTCCGGATCTCCGCAACCGACTGGCTGGACGAAGGCGGCTGGACACCCGATGACACGGTCCGCCTCGCTCCGCTGCTCAAGGAACACGGCGTGGACCTGCTGGACGTGTCGTCGGGCGGCAACGCGGCGCGGGTCCGCATCCCGGCCGGCCCCGGCTACCAGGTGCCTTTCGCCGCACGTGTCAAGGCGGAGACCTCGCTGCCGGTGGCCGCAGTCGGCATGATCACCGAGACGGAGCAGGCCGAGAAGATCCTCTCCAACGGCGAGGCGGACGCGGTCCTGCTCGGTCGGGAGCTGCTCCGCAACCCCTCGTGGGCCCGCCTCGCCGCCCGCGAGCTCGGCAGCGATGTGCACGTACCGCAGCAGTACCACCGCTCGGTCTGA